The genomic segment GGCGACGCGCCTCCTCCTCGGAGATGCCGCGGGCCTGCAGGTAGAACAGCTGCTCGTCGTCGAAGCGACCCGTCGCGCTGGCGTGACCGGCGCCCTGGATGTCGCCGGTCTGGATCTCGAGGTTGGGGATCGAGTCGGCACGCGCGCCCTCGGTGAGGACGAGGTTGCGGTTGGCCTCGTAGGAGTCGGTGCCGGTGGCGTCGGGTCCGATGAGGACGTCGCCGATCCAGACGCTGTGGGCGCTCTCCCCCTGGAGCGCACCCTTGTAGAGGACGTCTCCCGTGGTGTGCGGTCCCTTGTGGTGCAGGTACACCTGGCTCTCGAGGTGCTGTCCGGCGTCCGCGTACGAGAGGCCGTACATGCGACCCTCTGCACCGGCGCCGGCGAGCTCGACGTTCGGGTTCACGCGGACGACGCCACCGCCGAAGCTGATGACGAAGTGCTTGAGGAACGCGTCCTTGTCGACCCGCGCCTGGTGCGAAGCCGCGTGGACCGCGTCGTCATCCCAGCGCTGGACGGAGATGACGGTGAGCCGTGCCCCGGCGCGCGCGATGATCTCGACGTTCTGCGCGTACTGCGCAGAGCCGCGGTGGCGCAGGACCACGGTGGCGGAACTGTTCTCGAGCGCCTCGATGACGATGTGCGCATCGGCGCGACGGTCAGCGCCCTGACCGGTGACGGTGACGAGGATGGGCTCGCCGACCTCCTCGTCGCGCGGGATGCGGACGTGCATCCCCTCGCCTGCGCCCTGCCAGGCGACGGCCGCCACGATGTCCTCCGGGACGAAGAACTCTCCGCGCGGGGCCGAGCCTGTTGCGAGCGGCGCGCCGATGAACCGGTCACCGCTCTCGATGTCGTACGTGACCCCGTCGTTCGCGCCCGCGGGCGTGAACAGACCGGTCAGCTGTGCGACAGGGGTGTGCTTCCAGTTGACCTCGCGGCCGTTCGGGGTGCCGAAGTCCTCCGGTTCGAACGATCGAGGGCGCTCCGAACGGGTCTGGACCGGCACGAAGGCAGGCTCGACCTCGGTGTATGCAGTGGTCATGCTCAGCCGACCGATCCTTCCATGCCCATCTCGATGAGCTTGTTGAGCTCCATCGCGTACTCCATCGGCAGCTCGCGTGCGATCGGCTCGATGAAGCCGCGCACGATCATCGCCATCGCCTCGGTCTCCTCGAGACCACGCGACTGCAGGTAGAAGAGCTGCTCCTCACTGACCTTCGACACCGTCGCCTCGTGTCCGAGCTGCACGTCGTCGACGCGGATGTCGATCGACGGGTAGGTGTCGGATCGCGACTGGGTGTCCACGAGCAGCGCGTCGCAGACGACGGAATTCGCCGAGTGGTGCGCGGCGGGATCCACCCTCACCTCTCCGCGGTATCCGGCACGTCCACCACCACGGGCGATCGACTTCGAGACGATCGACGACTGGGTGTACGGCGCCATGTGGACCATCTTCGCGCCGGCATCCTGGTGCTGGCCCGGGCCCGCGAAGGCCACGGAGAGGGTCTCGCCCTTGGCGTGCTCGCCCATCAGGTAGATCGACGGGTACTTCATCGTCACCTTGGAGCCGATGTTGCCGTCGACCCACTCCATGGTCGCGCCCTCGTGGGCGACCGCGCGCTTGGTGACGAGGTTGTAGACGTTGTTCGACCAGTTCTGGATCGTCGTGTAGCGGACGCGCGCGTTCTTCTTGACGATGATCTCGACGACGGCGGAGTGCAGCGAGTCGGACTTGTAGATCGGGGCGGTGCAGCCCTCGATGTAGTGCACGTAGCTGCCCTCATCGGCGATGATCAGCGTGCGCTCGAACTGCCCCATGTTCTCGGTGTTGATGCGGAAGTACGCCTGCAGGGGGATCTCGACGTGGACGCCCTTGGGGACGTAGACGAACGACCCACCGGACCACACGGCGGTGTTGAGCGCCGCGAACTTGTTGTCTCCGGCGGGGATGACGGTGCCGAAGTACTCCTCGAAGAACTCCGGGTGCTCGCGCAGCGCCGTGTCGGTGTCCATGAAGATCACGCCCTGCTCCTCCAGGTCCTCACGGATCTGGTGGTAGACGACCTCGGACTCGTACTGTGCAGCGACGCCGGCGACGAGGCGCTGACGCTCAGCCTCGGGGATTCCGAGCTTCTCGTAGGTCTCGCGGATCTCGGCGGGGAGGTCCTCCCACGACTGCGCCTGCTTCTCCGTCGAGCGCACGAAGTACTTGATGTTGTCGAAGTCGATCTCGCTGAGGTCCGCACCCCAGGTCGGCATCGGCTTGCGGCCGAACAGCTGGAGTCCCTTGAGTCGGGTCTTCAGCATCCATTCCGGCTCGTCCTTGAGTGACGAGATCCCGCGCACGACGTCCTCAGAGAGGCCTCGCTTCGCGATGGCGCCTGCGGCGTCCTCATCGTGCCAGCCGAATTCGTACACCCCCAGACCGTCGAGCTCCGGGCGGTCGATCAGCACATCCGACATCACACTCTCCTTGCTGGGCCTCAACGGTGTCATCCGCCCCGGCATACGGAACCCCATCGGTTGCGGTGGGATCCGGTGCCGCTGGTGGGCCTCATCACGGACGCGTTCCTCGCGCCTAAACTGTCAGTGGTGCGCCACGCGTCGAGCGCGCGCATCACTACATTCCGATTCTACAGGTTCCCCCTGGCAGCGGGCCGCGTCCGCACGCGCAGGCAGGGACCGGAGGACACATGCCCGAGACCATCGCACCCGGCGCCAGACCGACGCGAGACGACTCAGGGGGCCGACCGCCGGTTGTCCTCGGCCGGCCGCTCCGTGTGCTCGCCTGGCTGTCGTTCCTCGCCGAGGTCATCATCATCGGTACCGGTGGCGCCGTCCGCCTCACCGGCTCAGGACTCGGATGCTCGGACTGGCCGCTGTGCACCCCAGAGTCCCTCGTTCCGATCTACGAGGTCCAGGGCATCCACGGGATCATCGAGTTCGGCAACCGCCTGATGACGGGTGTCGTCGGGCTCCTCGCGATCGCGGTGCTCCTCCTCACTCTGAAGGCCCTCGGGGGCCGTCGTTCCGTGGTCAGCGCACTGTGGTTCGCGCTGGGCGGAATCGTGGCGGGTGCGGCGTTCTTCGCCATCGCGATGCTCTTCGTCGAGGAGGCCTTCCCGTTCTTCACCCTCGGGCTGATCCTCGCGACGATCACCGGCGCGGTGCACTCGCTGCGGATCACACCGCAGCGTCGGGACCTCAGTCTTCTCGCCTGGCTCGTGCTCATCGGCGTCGTCGCCCAGGCGTTCGTCGGCGGGATCACGGTGCTGACCGGTCTGAACCCCTTCATCGTCGGCTTCCACTACGCGACCTCGTTGATCCTCGTGTGCGTCACCGCCGCCTACCTCGTCAGGGCGAGGCAGCAGGGCGGCCAGCGCGTGAGTGTCGTGCCGCGCTGGTTCGCCGTGCTGTCTCACGTGACCGGCCTCGCGCTGGCGGCGACGATCTTCTTCGGGGTGCTCACCACCGGATCCGGACCGCATTCCGGCGACGCCAATGTGATCCGCGACGGATTCGACGCGACCGTGCTCGCCCACGTGCACTCGTGGCCCGGGTACATCCTCGCTGCCCTCGTCGTGACGCTCACGGTGTCGGCGTGGATGCTGCGGCTCCCCCCGCGCCGATGGCTCATCGTGCTCGCGATCGCGATCGTCGTGCAGATCGGCGTCGGGATCTGGCAGGCTCGCGAAGGCCTACCGGAGATCCTCGTCGGCATCCACATGGTGCTCGCATCCCTGTCGGCAGCCGCGTACACCGTCACGGTCCTGAAGCTCAAGCGTCCGGTCGAGTCAGGAGAGGATGCCGTCCGTTCAGCACGCGCATAGCGCACGCAACGCGCCCGCATCAGAACCTCGTGGATGCTGGCGCGCATGAACCAGACGACCCCATCCCTCCCCCGCAGCATCCCGTTCTGGACCCTGTTCCTCGCATCCATCGCCTCACTCGGCGCCGGCGGCTGGACCGTGTGGAGCCATGCGTCGACGATGGAGGCGACGCTTCTGGACGGCACGGCGACCAATGTCGAGGTCTACGTCGGCCAGGCCTGGGTCACGGCGGGAGCAGCGCTCCTGGCGGCAGGCGTCATCGGTGTACTCCTCCTGCTGGCGCTGACCACAATGGTGACGATGCGCGCCAAGCCCGTTCCCTCGGATCGGGATGACCTCGAACCCGCCGAACACGAGGATCCCTCCGCCGCGCGACCGTCGACGACGGCGCCCGGTGAGTCCGCGTCAGACGAGCTGAGCCCGGACGATCAGAACGGCAGCAGCGGGTCGACCGCGACGGCGACGAAGATCAGCGTCAGGTAGGTGATCGATGCGTGGAAGACGCGCATCGGTCGCGGGTTCGAGCCTCGCACCGCCTGGTTGTACAGGCGGTGCGACTCGTAGACGAACCATCCACCGAAGACCAGTGCGGATGCGCTGTACACCAGGCCCATGTCGGCGACGGGGATCAGCAGCAGCGAGCAGGCGACCGTCGCCCACGCATAGAGGATGACCTGCAGACCCACCTGCGATGCGTTGCGCGTCACGCCCAGCATCGGGACATCGGCGCCCTCATAGTCGTCGCGGTACTTCATCGACAGGGGCCAGTAGTGCGCCGGCGTCCACAGGAACACCAGGGCGAACAGCACGATCGCCGGCCACGCGACGTCTCCGGTGACGGCCGACCAGCCGATGACGACGGGGAAGCATCCGGCGATGCCGCCCCAGATGATGTTCTGCTCGGTGCGGCGCTTGAGGATCAT from the Microbacterium ginsengiterrae genome contains:
- a CDS encoding dinucleotide-utilizing enzyme, whose protein sequence is MNQTTPSLPRSIPFWTLFLASIASLGAGGWTVWSHASTMEATLLDGTATNVEVYVGQAWVTAGAALLAAGVIGVLLLLALTTMVTMRAKPVPSDRDDLEPAEHEDPSAARPSTTAPGESASDELSPDDQNGSSGSTATATKISVR
- the sufD gene encoding Fe-S cluster assembly protein SufD, whose amino-acid sequence is MTTAYTEVEPAFVPVQTRSERPRSFEPEDFGTPNGREVNWKHTPVAQLTGLFTPAGANDGVTYDIESGDRFIGAPLATGSAPRGEFFVPEDIVAAVAWQGAGEGMHVRIPRDEEVGEPILVTVTGQGADRRADAHIVIEALENSSATVVLRHRGSAQYAQNVEIIARAGARLTVISVQRWDDDAVHAASHQARVDKDAFLKHFVISFGGGVVRVNPNVELAGAGAEGRMYGLSYADAGQHLESQVYLHHKGPHTTGDVLYKGALQGESAHSVWIGDVLIGPDATGTDSYEANRNLVLTEGARADSIPNLEIQTGDIQGAGHASATGRFDDEQLFYLQARGISEEEARRLVVLGFLSDIVQRLGIPEIETELLSAIETELSEVTA
- the sufB gene encoding Fe-S cluster assembly protein SufB; its protein translation is MSDVLIDRPELDGLGVYEFGWHDEDAAGAIAKRGLSEDVVRGISSLKDEPEWMLKTRLKGLQLFGRKPMPTWGADLSEIDFDNIKYFVRSTEKQAQSWEDLPAEIRETYEKLGIPEAERQRLVAGVAAQYESEVVYHQIREDLEEQGVIFMDTDTALREHPEFFEEYFGTVIPAGDNKFAALNTAVWSGGSFVYVPKGVHVEIPLQAYFRINTENMGQFERTLIIADEGSYVHYIEGCTAPIYKSDSLHSAVVEIIVKKNARVRYTTIQNWSNNVYNLVTKRAVAHEGATMEWVDGNIGSKVTMKYPSIYLMGEHAKGETLSVAFAGPGQHQDAGAKMVHMAPYTQSSIVSKSIARGGGRAGYRGEVRVDPAAHHSANSVVCDALLVDTQSRSDTYPSIDIRVDDVQLGHEATVSKVSEEQLFYLQSRGLEETEAMAMIVRGFIEPIARELPMEYAMELNKLIEMGMEGSVG
- a CDS encoding heme o synthase, translating into MSDTTAVTRPIGRKIKAYVALTKPRVLELLLVSTVPVMFLAQGGMPNLWLVLATVIGGSMSAGSAASFNMYLDRDMDAHMHRTEKRPIVTGEVSPRAALIFSWTLAVASTVWLLLTTNWLTAVLSVSAIFFYVVIYTMILKRRTEQNIIWGGIAGCFPVVIGWSAVTGDVAWPAIVLFALVFLWTPAHYWPLSMKYRDDYEGADVPMLGVTRNASQVGLQVILYAWATVACSLLLIPVADMGLVYSASALVFGGWFVYESHRLYNQAVRGSNPRPMRVFHASITYLTLIFVAVAVDPLLPF
- a CDS encoding COX15/CtaA family protein, with the translated sequence MPETIAPGARPTRDDSGGRPPVVLGRPLRVLAWLSFLAEVIIIGTGGAVRLTGSGLGCSDWPLCTPESLVPIYEVQGIHGIIEFGNRLMTGVVGLLAIAVLLLTLKALGGRRSVVSALWFALGGIVAGAAFFAIAMLFVEEAFPFFTLGLILATITGAVHSLRITPQRRDLSLLAWLVLIGVVAQAFVGGITVLTGLNPFIVGFHYATSLILVCVTAAYLVRARQQGGQRVSVVPRWFAVLSHVTGLALAATIFFGVLTTGSGPHSGDANVIRDGFDATVLAHVHSWPGYILAALVVTLTVSAWMLRLPPRRWLIVLAIAIVVQIGVGIWQAREGLPEILVGIHMVLASLSAAAYTVTVLKLKRPVESGEDAVRSARA